One window of Penaeus chinensis breed Huanghai No. 1 chromosome 1, ASM1920278v2, whole genome shotgun sequence genomic DNA carries:
- the LOC125026239 gene encoding glycerol-3-phosphate phosphatase-like, with the protein MAQMPKLLNENCIEGFLSNFDNVLTDCDGVLWRGDDIIGRSNEALSMLRALGKKIFYITNNSTKTIEDYVKKFESMNFVADKEEIISSAYATAQYLKQQQFSKKVYILGSSGIALELDKVGIAHTDVGPEYQIGDPFAMDEVIKLEPDIGAVVVGFDSYLSFPKIVRAVSYLQQPDCLFIATNTDEWFPRANSDLLIPSAGCMVSCVETVVARPPIVIGKPSKNMFTILSGKHQLQASRTLMIGDRSNTDILFGKNSNLQTMLVLTGVTTMEDLEEYASSTDEEKHKLLPDFYLPRLDDIINLLKDF; encoded by the exons GTGTACTCTGGAGAGGAGATGATATAATTGGAAGGTCAAATGAGGCCCTCAGTATGTTGCGAGCTCTCGGCAAGAAGATTTTCTATATCACCAATAATTCTACTAAAACAATTGAAGATTATGTAAAAAAGTTTGAAAGCATGAATTTTGTTGCAGATAAG gAGGAAATTATAAGCTCAGCATATGCAACAGCTCAGTATCTGAAGCAGCAGCAGTTCAGCAAGAAAGTGTACATTTTAGGGTCTTCAGGAATTGCTTTGGAATTAGATAAAGTTGGAATTGCACACACTGATGTTGGG ccaGAGTACCAGATTGGGGACCCATTTGCAATGGACGAAGTAATCAAACTGGAGCCAGACATTGGAGCCGTGGTTGTGGGCTTTGATTCTTACCTGAGCTTCCCCAAAATAGTGCGGGCTGTGTCTTACCTCCAGCAACCAGACTGCCTCTTTATTGCTACAAATACAGATGAATGGTTTCCCAGAGCAAACAGCGATCTATTGATCCCAA GTGCTGGATGTATGGTGAGCTGTGTTGAGACGGTTGTAGCCCGCCCACCTATAGTCATAGGCAAGCCATCAAAGAACATGTTCACAATTTTAAGTGGGAAGCACCAACTTCAGGCATCTCGCACACTCATGATTGGAGATCG GTCTAACACAGATATTCTTTTTGGCAAGAATAGCAACTTACAGACAATGCTGGTACTCACAGGTGTGACAACAATGGAAGACTTGGAAGAATATGCAAGCAGCacagatgaagaaaaacacaAGCTATTGCCTGATTTTTATTTGCCTAGacttgatgatattattaacttGTTAAAAGATTTTTGA